One Streptomyces sp. NBC_01217 genomic region harbors:
- a CDS encoding carbohydrate ABC transporter permease — translation MSILTLTDGDGRRIPIWQLLLRYVLLLAVLALTVGPFLWQLSTSLKGPGEDIFSSPPKFFPGHPTLDNYTRVAETIPAWDYALNSVKVATANVVTNCVGSALAGYALARMRYRGRRAATLAFILAMLVPVEGIIIAQFTTMRELGLNNTLIGVLLPGSVAAMNVLLMRNAFLNLPHEVEEAAFVDGANVWQRFFWIALPSVRGTLAVVAIFAFMGAWDDFLWPLIVLSDPANFTLTIGLNYLHGTFANDERLVAAGTIIAVLPLIVLFACLQRFFFRGVGEGAVKG, via the coding sequence ATGAGCATCCTGACCCTCACCGACGGCGACGGCCGCCGCATCCCGATATGGCAGCTCCTGCTGCGCTACGTCCTGCTGCTCGCCGTACTCGCGCTGACCGTCGGACCGTTCCTGTGGCAGCTCTCGACCTCCCTCAAGGGGCCCGGAGAGGACATCTTCAGCTCCCCGCCGAAGTTCTTCCCCGGCCACCCCACCCTGGACAACTACACGCGGGTCGCCGAGACCATCCCGGCCTGGGACTACGCGCTGAACTCCGTCAAGGTGGCGACCGCCAATGTGGTCACCAACTGCGTCGGCTCCGCGCTGGCCGGCTACGCGCTGGCCAGGATGCGGTACCGGGGGCGCAGGGCCGCGACGCTGGCGTTCATCCTCGCCATGCTCGTACCCGTCGAGGGCATCATCATCGCCCAGTTCACCACCATGCGTGAGCTCGGTCTGAACAACACCCTGATCGGTGTGCTGCTGCCGGGATCCGTCGCCGCGATGAACGTCCTGCTGATGCGCAACGCGTTCCTCAACCTTCCGCACGAGGTGGAGGAGGCTGCGTTCGTCGACGGCGCCAATGTCTGGCAGCGGTTCTTCTGGATCGCCCTTCCCTCGGTCAGAGGCACCCTCGCCGTCGTCGCGATCTTCGCCTTCATGGGGGCCTGGGACGACTTCCTGTGGCCGCTGATCGTGCTGAGCGACCCGGCGAACTTCACCCTGACCATCGGGCTGAACTATCTGCACGGCACGTTCGCGAACGACGAACGGCTCGTCGCCGCGGGCACGATCATCGCCGTGCTCCCGCTCATCGTGCTCTTCGCCTGCCTGCAGCGTTTCTTCTTCCGGGGTGTCGGGGAGGGCGCCGTCAAGGGCTGA
- a CDS encoding glycoside hydrolase 5 family protein — MPHSPLRFGVNYTPSQGWFHHWLDFDLDAVRADLDSIAGLGLDHIRVFPLWPLFQPNRTLIRPRAVEQLVQLADAAAERGLDVNVDGLQGHLSSFDFLPAWTQTWHRRNIFTDPDVVAGQAEYLRTLAAALADRPNFIGMTLGNEINQFSGPPHPDPDPITPVQAGSWLRTLLAACEEGAPGKLHLHAEYDAAWYQDDHAFTPAHAARIGVVTAVHSWVFNGTAQRHGRTGTATEHHAAYLIELSKAWATDPHRPVWLQEVGAPSPLIPAEHAAAFTEATVANALDCEDVWGVTWWCSHDVSRSLADFPELEYSLGLLTNDRQVKPAGKAIAGIVADRRDTEYRPAPRTTALVVDTGDDDTAPRRSTCAPGGAFFEAFARLTADGVRPTAVLASQAGNKEHLAARGITDVLVPDQVR, encoded by the coding sequence ATGCCTCACTCCCCGCTGCGCTTCGGCGTCAACTACACACCCAGCCAGGGCTGGTTCCACCACTGGCTGGACTTCGACCTCGACGCCGTGCGCGCCGACCTGGACTCGATCGCCGGCCTCGGCCTCGACCACATCCGGGTCTTCCCGCTCTGGCCGCTCTTCCAGCCCAACCGCACCCTGATCCGGCCGCGCGCCGTCGAGCAGCTCGTCCAGCTCGCCGACGCAGCGGCCGAGCGCGGCCTCGACGTCAATGTGGACGGACTGCAGGGACACCTGTCGAGCTTCGACTTCCTGCCCGCGTGGACGCAGACCTGGCACCGGCGCAACATCTTCACCGACCCGGACGTGGTGGCGGGCCAGGCCGAATACCTGCGTACGCTCGCCGCGGCCCTCGCCGACCGACCGAACTTCATCGGAATGACCCTGGGTAACGAGATCAACCAGTTCTCAGGTCCTCCGCACCCCGACCCGGATCCCATCACCCCCGTACAGGCGGGAAGTTGGCTGCGTACCCTGCTCGCCGCCTGCGAGGAGGGGGCGCCGGGCAAGTTGCATCTGCACGCCGAGTACGACGCCGCCTGGTACCAGGACGACCACGCGTTCACGCCCGCCCACGCGGCCCGGATCGGCGTGGTCACCGCCGTGCACTCCTGGGTCTTCAACGGCACCGCCCAACGGCACGGCCGCACCGGAACCGCCACCGAGCACCACGCCGCGTATCTGATCGAACTGTCCAAGGCGTGGGCCACCGACCCGCACCGGCCCGTCTGGCTGCAGGAGGTCGGTGCCCCCTCGCCACTCATCCCCGCCGAGCACGCCGCCGCGTTCACCGAGGCGACCGTGGCGAACGCACTGGACTGCGAGGACGTGTGGGGCGTCACCTGGTGGTGCTCCCACGACGTGTCCCGGTCGCTGGCAGACTTCCCCGAACTCGAATACAGCCTGGGCCTGTTGACCAACGACCGGCAGGTCAAACCGGCCGGGAAGGCCATTGCCGGGATCGTGGCGGACCGGCGGGACACGGAGTACCGCCCGGCGCCCCGCACCACCGCACTCGTCGTCGACACCGGAGACGACGACACCGCGCCCCGGCGCTCCACATGTGCCCCCGGCGGAGCGTTCTTCGAGGCGTTCGCCCGGCTCACCGCGGACGGGGTCCGGCCCACCGCCGTCCTCGCGAGCCAGGCCGGGAACAAGGAGCACCTGGCCGCGCGCGGCATCACCGACGTCCTCGTCCCGGACCAGGTCCGCTGA